In Chloroflexota bacterium, the genomic window CCCGATGCCATCTGGCGCGGCATTCATGCGGCCGAGGATGCCGGGCTGACGCCGCTCAAGTTCAACGCCGTCATCGCGCGCGGCTTCAACGAAGACGATGCGATCGAACTGGCACGGCTGACGCTGGAGCGCGCCTGGCAGGTGCGTTTCATCGAGTTGATGCCGCTTGGCTCAGGCCCCGAGGCGCAGTTTTCCATCGACCGCTACGTGTCCAATACCGAGATTCGGCGGCGCATCGAGGACGCGCTCGGCGAATTGCAGTATGTGCCGAACGAGAACCCGTCCGATGAGGCCGTCCGCTTCCGCCTGCAGGATGCGCCCGGCATCATCGGCTTCATCAGCCCGGTCAGCGAGCCGTACTGCGGCACGTGCAACCGCATGCGCCTGACGGCCGACGGCAAGTTCCATCTCTGCCTGCTGCACGACGACGAGATCGACATGCGCCAGATTCTGCGCGGCGGCGGCACGATCGCCGACCTGCAGGAGGCGCTGAACCGCGCGATTACGGCGAAGCCGACCGGCCACGGGCTGGCGACCGGCATCCACACGGTGAACCGCAAGATGCACCAGATCGGCGGCTGATCCGCCGGCGCAGCTATGACGAGGCCCCTTCATGACCACTGCTTTTGATACGGCCGCCATCCGTGCGGATTTCCCGATCCTGGCTCGCGCATTCGACGGCCTGCCGCTGATCTATCTGGACAGCGCCGCAACCTCGCAAAAGCCTGAAAGCGTCATCCGCGCGATGGACGACTACTACCGCCTGCACAATGCCAACGTGCACCGCGGCATTCACAAGCTAAGCGAGGAAGCGACGGCGCTGTACGAGAACGCGCGCAAGCGCGTGGCCAAGTTCATCAACGCGGCGTCGTGGCGCGAGCTGGTCTTCGTCAAGAACACGACCGAGGCGATCAACCTCGTCGCGTACAGCTGGGGCCGCGCCAACATCCGCGCCGGCGACGTCATCCTTTCGACCGAGATGGAACATCACTCCAATATCGTGCCCTGGCAGATGCTGGCCGCCGAGAAGGGCGCCCGGCTGGAGTTCGTGCCCGTCACCGACGACGGCGTGCTGCGTATGGACACGCTCGACGCACTGCTGACCCCGCAGGTCAAGCTGTTCACGTTTACCGCCATGTCGAACGTGCTTGGCACGATCAACCCCGTGGCTGAACTGGTGCGCCGGGGGCACGCCGTCGGCGCCATGACCCTGGTGGACGGCGCGCAGGCGGTGCCGCACATGCCGGTGGACGTGCAGGCGCTCGACTGCGACTTCCTGGCATTCAGCGGCCACAAGATGTGTGGGCCGACCGGCAGCGGCGGCCTGTACGGCAAGCGCGCGCTGCTGGAGGCGATGCCGCCATTCATGGGCGGCGGCGACATGATCCGCAGCGTGCACCTGCACGAATCGACCTGGAACGACCTGCCGCACAAGTTCGAAGCGGGCACGCCGTCGATCGCCGAGGGCGTCGGGTTGGGTGCGGCGGTCGACTACCTGACCGCCATCGGCATGGAGCGCATTCGCCAGCACGAGATCGATCTGGTTGGCTACGGCATCGACCGGCTGGCCGAGGTCAGTGATCTGACGCTTTACGGCCCCGCCGACCCGGCCATTCGCGGCGGCACGCTCACCTTCAACCTGAAGGGCGTCCACGCGCACGACCTGTCGACGCTGCTGGACCAGGACGGCATCGCCATTCGCGCCGGGCACCACTGCGCCCAGCCGCTGATGGAGCGCTACCATGTGGCCGCCACAGCGCGTGCGTCACTTTACCTGTATAATGAGCCAGCCGAGATCGACCGGCTGGTCGCCTCGGTACGGCACGCCAGACAGGTGTTCGGCGAATAGGGCGTCAGCAAACCGGGTCAACCGGCCCGTTTTTGACGGTATCGCCCTCTTGTGTTATATTACCAGCCGCTATCGGCGCTTTCCAGACCCGGAGGATAAGCTTATCAGTAGCAAGAACTCGCGAATTAACGAGCAGATCCGTGTACGCGAAGTCCGTTTGATCGACGTAGACGGCAAGCAGTTGGGTGTCGTGCCCACGCGCGAAGCGCTTGAAATGGCGCGCGCAAAGCAGGTGGATCTGGTCGAAGTCGCGCCCAACGCGGCGCCTCCGGTCTGCCGCCTCCTTGACTTCGGGAAGTTCATGTATGAACGGACGAAGAAGGAGCGCGAAGCCCGCAAAGCGCACAAAGTGCAGGAGCTAAAAGAACTGCGCTTCAAGCCGACGACCGACGAGTATCACATTGGCTTCAAGCTCAAGCAGGCGCGCAAATACCTGTCGGACGGCTCCAAAGTCAAGGTGAGCGTGTTGTTCCGGGGCCGCTCGATCACGCACCCGGAAGTCGGCAAGCGGCTGTTGGAACTGGTGGTGGAGAAGCTCGGCAGCGATGCGGCGCTGGAGCAGCCGCCGAAGATGGAAGGGCGGTCGCTGCAGATGGTGCTGGCGCCGCCGCCCAATACCGGGAAGACCAAGCCCGCGGAGAAGGCCGCTGCGCCGGCCAAGGTTCCGCAGGCATCAGCGTAGTGATATGCGGTTTGCTGCAGCGACATCCAGAGCTCACGGCCGGGCCGTGGGCTTTGTTTTCGATTCTGGAAGGAAGGTATCATGCCTAAACTTAAGACGCACAAAGCCACATCCAAGCGATTCAAGAAGACGGGTACCGGCAAGTTGGTGCGGACGCACATCGGCAAGAGCCACCTGCGCCGCCGCTCGGCGAAGCGCGTGAAGCGCGGCTTCGACAAGACTGAGGAAGTCGCGACGAAGGGCAACCAGCGCCGCGTCAGCCGGCTCGCGCCGTTCATGAAGTAGTCTTACCACGATTGCCAGAGGAGCAGTGCTATGACCAGAGTCAAGGGCGGACCGCAAGCGCGACGCCGCCATAACCGGGTACTGAAAGCCACCAAGGGCCAGCAAGGCGCGCGCCATCGCCTGATCCGCCGCGCCAACGAGGCGCGCCTGCACTCGATGGCGTACGCTTACCGCGACCATCGCAACCGCAAGCGCGACATGCGCCGCACGTGGATTATCCGCATCAACGCGGCGGCGCGCGCCCACGGCCTGTCGTACAGCAAGTTCATGGCCGGGTTGGCCGGCGCCGGTATCGAGATCGACCGCAAGATGCTCGCCGATCTGGCCGTGCGCGATAGCGCGGCCTTCACCAAGCTGGCCGAGTTAGCCGCCCCCAAGTCGAACTAGCCGTGATCGCGAGCCTGCAGAACGAGAAAGTCAGGCAGGCACGCGCGCTGGCCGGCCAGCGCAAAGCGCGCGAGCGCCTCGGGCAGTTCGTGATCGAGGGCGCGCATCTGCTGCAAGAAGCTGAAAGAGCGGGCATCCAGCCCGCTCTTCTGTTTTTCAGCGAGGCGGCGCTGCAGACGCCGGACGGCCGCCGTCTGGCCGCCCGCTGGCCGCGCATCGCCGAGACCGTCAGCGACAAGGTGCTGTCCTCCCTCAGCGAGACGGTCAGCCCGCAGG contains:
- the moaA gene encoding GTP 3',8-cyclase MoaA, which codes for MPLDSFHREINYLRISLTDRCNLRCSYCMPLHGLTFTPSPDLLTAVEIEKVVRAAAGIGFNKFRLTGGEPTLRADIVEITQRIAGVPGANDLGMTTNAMLLDKLARPLKAAGLKRVNIHVDSLNATRIKALMRFADPDAIWRGIHAAEDAGLTPLKFNAVIARGFNEDDAIELARLTLERAWQVRFIELMPLGSGPEAQFSIDRYVSNTEIRRRIEDALGELQYVPNENPSDEAVRFRLQDAPGIIGFISPVSEPYCGTCNRMRLTADGKFHLCLLHDDEIDMRQILRGGGTIADLQEALNRAITAKPTGHGLATGIHTVNRKMHQIGG
- a CDS encoding cysteine desulfurase; translated protein: MTTAFDTAAIRADFPILARAFDGLPLIYLDSAATSQKPESVIRAMDDYYRLHNANVHRGIHKLSEEATALYENARKRVAKFINAASWRELVFVKNTTEAINLVAYSWGRANIRAGDVILSTEMEHHSNIVPWQMLAAEKGARLEFVPVTDDGVLRMDTLDALLTPQVKLFTFTAMSNVLGTINPVAELVRRGHAVGAMTLVDGAQAVPHMPVDVQALDCDFLAFSGHKMCGPTGSGGLYGKRALLEAMPPFMGGGDMIRSVHLHESTWNDLPHKFEAGTPSIAEGVGLGAAVDYLTAIGMERIRQHEIDLVGYGIDRLAEVSDLTLYGPADPAIRGGTLTFNLKGVHAHDLSTLLDQDGIAIRAGHHCAQPLMERYHVAATARASLYLYNEPAEIDRLVASVRHARQVFGE
- a CDS encoding translation initiation factor IF-3, with the translated sequence MSQPRSTGWSPRYGTPDRCSANRASANRVNRPVFDGIALLCYITSRYRRFPDPEDKLISSKNSRINEQIRVREVRLIDVDGKQLGVVPTREALEMARAKQVDLVEVAPNAAPPVCRLLDFGKFMYERTKKEREARKAHKVQELKELRFKPTTDEYHIGFKLKQARKYLSDGSKVKVSVLFRGRSITHPEVGKRLLELVVEKLGSDAALEQPPKMEGRSLQMVLAPPPNTGKTKPAEKAAAPAKVPQASA
- the rpmI gene encoding 50S ribosomal protein L35, whose protein sequence is MPKLKTHKATSKRFKKTGTGKLVRTHIGKSHLRRRSAKRVKRGFDKTEEVATKGNQRRVSRLAPFMK
- the rplT gene encoding 50S ribosomal protein L20, which produces MTRVKGGPQARRRHNRVLKATKGQQGARHRLIRRANEARLHSMAYAYRDHRNRKRDMRRTWIIRINAAARAHGLSYSKFMAGLAGAGIEIDRKMLADLAVRDSAAFTKLAELAAPKSN